Below is a window of Peptococcaceae bacterium DNA.
AGTCTTGTTTATGATAGTTGAGACAAATGGAGGTATTAAAATGCTGCCTTTAGGAGCCGTGTGTAAGGCCGGAGGGGCTCGCAGCAATAAAACCGGCAGTTGGAGAGATTTCAGGCCGAATGTCACGGAGATATGTAACGGTTGTGGAATTTGTGAACTGTTTTGTCCTGACAGCTGTATTTCGATAGAGGAAAATAAATGCGTGATTAATTATGATTATTGTAAAGGCTGTGGCATATGCAACAAGGAATGCCCGAGAGGGGCGATAAAAATGCAGGAAGAGAGGAAATAGCGTGAGTAAAATATCTGTTATGGAAGGCTCAATTGCTGT
It encodes the following:
- a CDS encoding 4Fe-4S binding protein yields the protein MLPLGAVCKAGGARSNKTGSWRDFRPNVTEICNGCGICELFCPDSCISIEENKCVINYDYCKGCGICNKECPRGAIKMQEERK